A single region of the Anaerostipes rhamnosivorans genome encodes:
- the glf gene encoding UDP-galactopyranose mutase, with translation MKHYDYILVGGGLFNGVIAREARKQGKTCLVVEKREALGGNIMCRDVEGIMVHEYGAHIFHTSNEEVWEYVTSLVEFNHYINSPVANYHGETYNLPFNMNTFSKMWGIAFPSEAKKIIESQRQAVEGEPENLEEQAISLVGTDIYQKLIKGYTEKQWGRDCRDLPASIIKRIPVRYIYDNNYFNDPHQGIPKKGYNELISKLYEGCDVMLSTDFLEKREELSRLGDQVIYTGTIDSYYGYRFGKLSYRSLKFEHQVLEEENHQGVAVMNYTDRETPYTRKIEHKHFAFGTQKNTVVTEEYPVEWDDGMEPYYPVNDEKNNQLFQKYRDLADQEEKVLFGGRLGEYKYYDMDKVIESALCFAKDRLNL, from the coding sequence ATGAAACATTATGATTATATTTTAGTCGGCGGCGGACTTTTTAACGGAGTCATTGCCAGAGAAGCGAGAAAGCAGGGGAAAACCTGTCTGGTAGTAGAAAAGAGAGAGGCCCTGGGTGGAAATATCATGTGCAGGGATGTGGAGGGCATTATGGTCCACGAATACGGGGCACATATTTTTCACACAAGCAATGAGGAAGTGTGGGAGTATGTAACTTCGCTGGTGGAATTTAACCACTACATCAACAGTCCGGTGGCGAACTATCACGGTGAGACATATAATCTTCCTTTTAACATGAACACATTCAGCAAGATGTGGGGGATCGCATTTCCTTCTGAGGCGAAAAAGATCATAGAATCCCAGAGACAGGCTGTAGAAGGAGAGCCGGAAAATCTTGAAGAACAGGCTATCAGCCTGGTAGGTACGGATATCTACCAAAAGCTGATCAAAGGTTACACAGAAAAGCAGTGGGGAAGAGACTGCAGGGACCTGCCTGCTTCGATTATCAAGAGGATCCCTGTCCGGTACATTTACGATAACAACTATTTTAACGATCCACATCAGGGTATTCCTAAAAAAGGTTATAATGAGTTGATCAGCAAGCTGTACGAAGGCTGCGATGTTATGCTTTCCACAGATTTTTTAGAAAAGAGAGAGGAACTTTCACGTCTCGGAGACCAGGTGATCTACACTGGTACCATTGATTCCTATTATGGATACCGGTTCGGAAAACTTTCCTACAGAAGCTTAAAGTTTGAACATCAGGTACTGGAGGAAGAGAACCATCAGGGTGTGGCGGTCATGAATTATACTGACCGGGAGACACCGTACACGAGAAAGATCGAGCACAAGCATTTTGCGTTCGGCACACAGAAGAACACAGTGGTCACTGAGGAATATCCGGTGGAGTGGGATGACGGCATGGAACCCTACTATCCGGTGAATGATGAGAAAAATAATCAGTTGTTTCAAAAATACCGTGATCTGGCGGATCAGGAAGAAAAGGTCCTGTTCGGCGGAAGGCTCGGAGAATACAAGTATTATGACATGGACAAGGTGATAGAGTCAGCACTCTGTTTTGCCAAAGACCGGCTGAATCTTTAG